From the genome of Nitratidesulfovibrio sp.:
CGTGGTCATGGTGCGCCTGCCCGCCCTGCGCGAACGGCCGGAAGACATCCCCCTGCTGCTCGATCACTTCGTGGCGCAGCGCAACCTGCTGAGCGGCAAGGAGATCGAGGGCGTGTCCGAGGACGTGCTGCACCTGCTGCTGCGCTACCCCTTTCCCGGCAACGTGCGCGAGATGGAGAACATCGTCGAGTATGCGTTCATCCTGTGCCCGCGCGGGTTCATCCAACTGGAACACTTGCCGGAATACCTGCTGGGGGCGCAGACCCCGCCCGTTTGCCAGCCTGTAGGGCAGCCGGGCGGGACTGCGGGGACTGCGGGCCCTGCGGGGACTGCGGACCCTGCGGGGCTGGTGGCGGCGGTTGCGGCGGGGCCGGGATGGACCACGTCCGCCCAGACCGTGCCTGCCCGACCCACACCCGCCCAGGCCGTGACAAGCAGTCCGCGCACCATGGCCGCCGCCAAACTGAACGCGGCGCGCGAGGCCCTGCGGCGGCATGGCGGGCGGGTCATGGCTGCCTGTCGCGAGTTGGACATTTCCAAGGATACCCTGCGGCGCATCCTGAAGGGCGGCGGGGCGGACTGAGCAGCAGGCGGCGGAAGGAGCCGGGCCGGGGAAATGCCCGGACCCTGCTGCGGCACCATGTGGTGATATGCCGTGACGGGGCGGATGGCGGAATGCTGTCCTGCCGCCGCAGAAGGGCAACGGGCGTGTAATGCGCCCGTTTTTTCGTTGCGGGCGTGTTTTGCGCCTATGGCGTGGGTTGGTTGCGAAGGTTCCGAGATGCCCCTTTCTGGCAAAACGCTGTGATTGCAGCATATTCTTGAATGGCATCATGCATGCTTGATGGGGGCACGACCGCCGCGCCGTGGGGACACCATGAATGCCCATGTCTGCCTTGCCTGCTTCGAGGATCGCCTTGCCACGCTGCTGGAAACGGCCGCCGAACTGCGCTGCGTGCGCATGACCGGCGGCGTTCCGGCGGAACGGACCGTCCTCCCCGTGCCGGATGGCGGACCCGCGCCGCTCATCAACGTTCTGTCGCGCCATGGGGTTTCCCTGCTGGTGTGCGGGGGCATCCGCCCCTGCTGGCAGAGCGCCGTGGAGATGGCCGGGATCGCCGTCCTGCCGTGGCTATCGGGCA
Proteins encoded in this window:
- a CDS encoding dinitrogenase iron-molybdenum cofactor biosynthesis protein, with amino-acid sequence MNAHVCLACFEDRLATLLETAAELRCVRMTGGVPAERTVLPVPDGGPAPLINVLSRHGVSLLVCGGIRPCWQSAVEMAGIAVLPWLSGSEADVLSALVRGRPDALAMPGCRPLPGWGNGPRRGGTCNTTDAVCFRRRRRNAGE